A stretch of Novipirellula artificiosorum DNA encodes these proteins:
- a CDS encoding ribonuclease H family protein, translated as MLHSSLQPDNTGADDDCLFGDDVISEYLLVCEARCVSLTDGYWTFSLETADGTPVFSARDEEHGDLNRLTLLAAVRGLEAIEGASSVTLLSNNRYLIRSLADSLPRWRENNFVWEHFGRRIDVQHADLWRRIDRALQIHRVEACLVSSRLVSPVRRDDSFSKTFSDEGRQFRIDSPHSAVPAPGGRRRSLHTTDPASRTDTMGPAATKQPSDRLRQWLLGGGGSNAVAAPVRRRLSTTELLEMT; from the coding sequence ATGCTGCATTCATCCCTTCAACCCGACAACACCGGTGCTGATGACGATTGCCTGTTCGGTGACGACGTCATCTCGGAATACCTGCTGGTCTGCGAAGCTCGCTGTGTCTCGTTGACCGATGGCTATTGGACCTTCTCGCTCGAGACCGCCGACGGCACGCCCGTCTTCTCGGCTCGTGATGAAGAACACGGTGACCTGAACCGATTGACACTGCTCGCCGCCGTCCGTGGGCTCGAAGCCATCGAAGGAGCATCGTCGGTCACGCTGCTGAGCAACAATCGATATTTGATCCGGTCGCTTGCCGATTCGCTGCCTCGATGGCGCGAAAACAACTTCGTTTGGGAACACTTTGGGCGGCGAATCGACGTTCAACATGCCGATTTGTGGCGGCGAATCGATCGAGCGTTACAGATACATCGAGTCGAAGCCTGTTTGGTGTCGTCACGTTTGGTTAGTCCGGTTCGGCGAGACGACTCGTTTTCGAAGACGTTCTCGGATGAAGGGCGACAATTCCGCATCGACTCGCCTCATTCGGCCGTTCCGGCACCTGGGGGGCGACGGCGGTCCCTCCACACCACCGATCCGGCCTCACGCACCGACACGATGGGTCCTGCGGCGACGAAGCAACCCAGCGATCGGCTGCGTCAATGGTTGCTCGGTGGCGGCGGTTCGAATGCCGTTGCGGCGCCCGTGCGGCGGCGGCTTAGCACTACGGAGCTCCTCGAGATGACCTGA
- a CDS encoding TraB/GumN family protein: protein MFGLIVSHFLLGASASAQESATAPANEETEAASADKDEPAFLRIDQTDEKRSRALQTAILHYVGKAGTPYDGQSVDLVGVVHVGQKGYYADLKQRLAKYDTVLYELVAPDGTRIRPEDLEGRRSVLSSMQTGMKDILNLEYQLEQIDYMAANFRHADMSPEEFVDDFSRRGDSLWKMGARMMGAGLATQAATGGEAGLLMALFSDDRSRRMKQVMARQMVDMEAVTAGIDDANGENTLIKSRNAKAFEILKDELDQGKKNVAVFYGAGHLPDMAERLEKQFEMEKKSTTWLDGWDLTRN, encoded by the coding sequence ATGTTTGGGTTGATCGTCAGTCATTTCCTGCTGGGCGCCTCGGCATCCGCTCAAGAGTCGGCGACGGCTCCGGCGAATGAAGAGACGGAAGCAGCCTCGGCGGATAAGGACGAACCGGCTTTTTTACGCATCGATCAGACGGATGAGAAGAGGTCACGGGCGTTGCAGACCGCCATTCTCCATTATGTGGGCAAAGCGGGCACGCCTTATGACGGGCAAAGCGTTGACTTGGTCGGCGTCGTGCACGTCGGTCAGAAAGGATACTACGCCGATTTGAAGCAGCGTTTGGCAAAGTATGACACCGTTCTCTACGAGTTGGTTGCGCCCGACGGCACGCGCATTCGCCCGGAAGATCTCGAGGGCCGACGATCGGTGTTGTCGTCGATGCAGACCGGGATGAAAGACATTTTGAACCTGGAATATCAGCTCGAGCAGATCGATTACATGGCAGCGAATTTTCGCCATGCCGACATGAGCCCTGAGGAATTCGTCGATGACTTTAGCCGACGTGGCGACAGCTTGTGGAAGATGGGAGCTCGCATGATGGGAGCCGGATTAGCCACGCAAGCAGCGACTGGGGGTGAAGCGGGGTTGTTGATGGCGCTCTTCAGCGACGATCGGTCGCGACGAATGAAGCAGGTGATGGCTAGGCAGATGGTGGATATGGAAGCCGTGACGGCAGGCATCGACGACGCGAATGGCGAAAATACGCTTATCAAGAGCCGAAATGCGAAGGCGTTCGAAATTCTGAAAGACGAACTGGATCAAGGCAAAAAGAACGTTGCCGTGTTTTACGGCGCTGGGCACCTACCCGACATGGCAGA
- a CDS encoding redoxin domain-containing protein, with the protein MRNLLLALSLAFAGSVSVSAVADAPKPNLPPVLLQMIRDDAIHQELRLTDPQIALVRKVLVEVDGPWFRARITPAEQQQAAIDALTDQLAAELKTILTPAQRSRLNQLQRQALGARMVLDQDVQRQLKVTAMQMAKLSDLFAKSDNRSRELQQSLSEGERTAKEVQEELSDLKESEVKTVVESLTVEQRNALAPLTGEPFDFTSLKRSYPLAPELNADGVTWVQGGPLRLSDLRGKVVALHFYAFQCINCRRNLPHYAAWHRDYADRGLVVVGIQTPETSAERSLDQVRSAAKSEGIEYPVMLDADSSNWKTWGNTMWPTVYLIDKKGFIRRWWQGEMNWQGTEGEKQMRATIEELLRS; encoded by the coding sequence ATGCGAAACCTTCTTCTCGCTTTGTCGCTCGCGTTTGCGGGGTCCGTTTCGGTTTCTGCCGTCGCGGACGCCCCCAAACCGAACCTCCCCCCCGTCCTCTTGCAGATGATACGCGACGACGCGATTCACCAGGAATTGCGGCTGACCGACCCGCAAATTGCGTTGGTTCGCAAGGTGCTTGTCGAGGTCGATGGTCCCTGGTTCCGTGCCCGCATCACTCCAGCGGAGCAGCAGCAAGCCGCGATCGACGCGTTAACCGATCAGCTTGCTGCGGAACTGAAGACCATCCTGACGCCTGCTCAGCGGTCACGACTGAATCAGCTTCAGCGACAGGCCCTCGGTGCTCGGATGGTGTTGGACCAAGACGTGCAGCGGCAGTTAAAAGTCACGGCCATGCAGATGGCAAAGTTATCCGACCTGTTTGCAAAATCAGACAATCGATCGAGAGAACTTCAGCAGTCATTGAGCGAAGGCGAGAGGACGGCCAAGGAGGTGCAAGAGGAACTCTCGGACCTCAAAGAGAGCGAAGTCAAAACCGTCGTTGAATCGCTGACCGTTGAGCAGCGTAACGCTCTTGCCCCGTTAACGGGCGAGCCATTCGATTTCACATCCCTCAAACGATCCTATCCGCTTGCACCCGAGTTGAATGCGGACGGAGTGACATGGGTCCAAGGAGGCCCACTTCGGTTAAGTGACTTGCGAGGCAAGGTGGTGGCCCTTCACTTTTATGCATTCCAATGCATCAATTGCCGGCGCAACCTGCCACACTATGCTGCATGGCATCGCGATTACGCCGATCGTGGGCTTGTGGTGGTGGGTATCCAAACACCGGAAACGTCCGCCGAACGAAGTTTGGATCAGGTCCGATCGGCTGCAAAGAGCGAGGGGATTGAATACCCCGTGATGCTCGATGCCGATTCCAGCAATTGGAAAACTTGGGGTAACACAATGTGGCCAACCGTCTACCTGATCGATAAAAAAGGGTTCATCCGCCGATGGTGGCAAGGTGAAATGAATTGGCAAGGGACCGAAGGCGAGAAGCAAATGCGAGCAACGATCGAAGAACTGCTTCGGTCGTAA
- a CDS encoding sodium-translocating pyrophosphatase, which yields MFQNRWSRAVAALTAIVLSLGSSTMVVAQDSAAPAAAAVDNTTTVIVWLIAFIGSICALVQAYMFFKTMESSDPGNDRMQEIAGYVREGANAYLKQQYKVVGIFFVIIVALLAYAAFGLNVQSRWVPFAFLTGGFFSGLAGWFGMKTATLASNRTAAGAQKSLNQGLQVAFRSGAVMGLTVVGLGLLDITLWFAVLYWILPMINPEYQMKLVDITVTMLCFGMGASSQALFARVGGGIFTKAADVGADLVGKVEQGIPEDDPRNPATIADNVGDNVGDVAGMGADLYESYCGSILATAALGVAAYSTSVLVPEGMNGVQAQLQALLLPMAIAAVGIFLSIAGIYVVRTKDDATQKNLLAALGRGINLSTLLVAVASILLGAWLMPKTIGTTYSLGGLVVPGVAFSVITGLLAGWLIGKWTEYATSDEFSPTKKLADQALTGPATIIIGGIADGMMSVWVPVVVICIGTLTSFGFANGWNFTDVNFFALGLYGVGIAAVGMLSTLGITLATDAYGPIADNAGGNAEMSGLDPIVRQRTDALDSLGNTTAATGKGFAIGSAALTALALMAAYIEEVRVGFERWGDEVVEVVDGDFIKASDGFVVSRFTDSEGVEHAETWLLTASTIADNDELSVAWKEKSYAEGPVAVDDLLTYTKDSDGKIAVDDKGHPTGAEFTATGDKLVYLPTAHIQDFSNYYNFSVMNPKVLVGMFLGVMATLVFCAMTMKAVGRAAQGMVEEVRRQFKEKPGIMEGTEMPDYAAPVAISTKAAQREMVLPSLLGLLLPVGTGLLLGVGGVMGLLVGTLTGGFCIAIFMANAGGSWDNAKKYIEAGAHGGKGTDAHKAAVVGDTVGDPFKDTSGPSLNILIKLMSMVSVVVAGLIVRYSLVALGIF from the coding sequence ATGTTTCAAAATCGCTGGAGCCGAGCGGTCGCCGCCTTGACCGCGATCGTTCTGTCACTCGGATCGTCCACGATGGTGGTTGCCCAGGATAGTGCTGCCCCCGCTGCAGCAGCAGTGGACAACACGACGACCGTGATTGTTTGGTTGATCGCGTTCATTGGCTCGATCTGTGCTTTGGTCCAAGCTTACATGTTCTTCAAGACGATGGAGAGCTCGGATCCCGGTAACGACCGGATGCAAGAAATCGCTGGCTATGTGCGCGAAGGGGCAAACGCGTACTTGAAACAACAATACAAAGTGGTCGGAATCTTCTTTGTGATCATCGTGGCTTTGTTGGCCTACGCCGCATTCGGGCTGAATGTGCAAAGCCGCTGGGTACCGTTCGCATTTCTGACCGGTGGTTTCTTTTCGGGACTGGCCGGATGGTTCGGGATGAAGACCGCAACGTTGGCAAGTAACCGAACGGCAGCGGGAGCACAAAAATCGCTGAACCAGGGGCTGCAGGTCGCGTTCCGGTCGGGTGCCGTGATGGGTTTGACGGTCGTTGGACTGGGTCTGTTGGACATCACGCTTTGGTTCGCTGTCCTTTATTGGATCTTGCCGATGATCAATCCTGAGTACCAGATGAAGTTGGTGGACATCACGGTGACCATGCTTTGTTTTGGAATGGGAGCCAGCAGTCAAGCCTTATTCGCTCGCGTGGGTGGCGGTATTTTCACCAAGGCAGCCGATGTCGGTGCCGACTTGGTTGGTAAAGTCGAGCAGGGCATTCCCGAAGACGATCCGCGGAACCCAGCAACCATCGCGGACAACGTTGGTGACAATGTCGGCGACGTCGCGGGTATGGGAGCGGACCTCTACGAATCGTATTGCGGCTCGATCTTGGCAACCGCTGCACTGGGGGTTGCTGCCTATTCCACTAGCGTTTTGGTTCCCGAGGGAATGAATGGCGTCCAGGCTCAACTGCAAGCCTTGTTGTTGCCCATGGCGATCGCGGCGGTAGGGATTTTCTTGTCAATCGCTGGGATTTACGTCGTTCGCACCAAGGATGATGCGACGCAAAAGAACTTGCTAGCTGCACTAGGCCGCGGGATCAATTTATCGACTCTGTTGGTCGCCGTTGCTTCGATTTTGCTCGGGGCGTGGCTGATGCCTAAGACCATCGGAACCACGTACTCGCTCGGCGGGTTGGTGGTTCCAGGTGTTGCGTTTAGTGTGATTACCGGTCTGCTCGCCGGATGGCTAATCGGCAAATGGACCGAGTATGCGACCAGCGATGAATTTAGTCCAACGAAGAAATTGGCCGATCAAGCGTTGACCGGACCGGCGACCATCATTATCGGCGGGATTGCCGACGGCATGATGAGCGTTTGGGTCCCTGTCGTTGTGATCTGTATCGGGACGTTGACGTCGTTTGGTTTCGCCAATGGTTGGAACTTTACGGATGTCAATTTCTTTGCTCTTGGGCTTTACGGCGTCGGCATCGCCGCGGTTGGCATGCTCAGTACGCTTGGCATCACGTTGGCCACCGATGCTTACGGCCCGATTGCCGACAACGCGGGTGGTAACGCGGAAATGTCAGGGCTCGACCCGATTGTCCGCCAACGCACCGACGCGCTGGACAGCTTGGGGAACACCACCGCCGCAACGGGTAAGGGGTTTGCGATTGGTTCGGCAGCGTTGACCGCCTTGGCGCTGATGGCCGCCTACATCGAAGAAGTTCGCGTCGGGTTTGAACGATGGGGCGACGAAGTGGTTGAAGTGGTTGATGGCGACTTTATCAAGGCATCCGACGGCTTTGTCGTCAGCCGCTTTACCGACTCCGAAGGTGTGGAACACGCCGAAACATGGTTGTTGACTGCCTCGACGATTGCAGACAACGACGAATTGAGCGTCGCTTGGAAAGAAAAATCGTATGCAGAGGGTCCTGTCGCGGTCGATGACCTGCTCACGTACACGAAGGACTCCGACGGCAAGATCGCCGTCGACGACAAGGGGCATCCGACGGGTGCCGAGTTCACGGCGACCGGCGACAAGTTGGTTTATCTGCCGACGGCTCATATCCAAGACTTCAGCAATTACTACAACTTCTCGGTCATGAACCCGAAGGTGTTGGTGGGAATGTTCCTTGGCGTGATGGCGACTTTGGTCTTTTGTGCCATGACGATGAAGGCGGTTGGCCGAGCGGCTCAAGGGATGGTCGAAGAAGTCCGTCGCCAATTCAAAGAAAAACCGGGGATCATGGAAGGAACCGAAATGCCCGACTATGCAGCTCCGGTAGCGATCAGCACCAAGGCGGCACAACGCGAAATGGTGTTGCCGTCGTTGCTCGGGTTATTGCTTCCCGTCGGAACCGGCCTGTTGCTTGGGGTCGGTGGCGTGATGGGCTTGTTGGTCGGAACGTTGACCGGTGGCTTCTGTATCGCGATCTTCATGGCGAATGCCGGCGGATCTTGGGACAACGCCAAGAAGTACATCGAAGCGGGTGCCCATGGTGGTAAAGGGACCGACGCTCACAAAGCCGCCGTGGTTGGCGATACGGTGGGCGACCCCTTTAAAGATACAAGTGGCCCAAGCTTGAATATTCTGATCAAGTTGATGAGCATGGTCAGCGTGGTTGTAGCGGGTTTGATTGTCCGTTATAGCCTGGTGGCACTTGGCATTTTCTAA
- the glgB gene encoding 1,4-alpha-glucan branching protein GlgB encodes MHTQVSLSSISQLIDGTHENPSSLLGPHNIDYRGSSAVAVRSFLPEAKAAWVIDRLSGQRRAMRRIHPAGFFEAICDPMLDGSQSNSEDALNNQLAQSKYHIQMTNETGKIIEMQDPYAAPSILTDFDRYLIGEGKHHQLYERLGAQLRTVDGQSGVNFAVWAPNARSVQVVGDFNGWDGRKHIARVHPNLGIWELFIPGAKAGDRYKFRIHSLHGEWVDKSDPLGFAAELPPLTASIVTDINNYQWADVDWIERRAEWNPMHEPMNVYEVHLGSWQKGPGRTHGWLDYRDLARRLAEYCRRMNFTHVELMPVNEHPFSGSWGYQAVGYYAPTSRHGNPEDFMYFVDYMHQHGIGVIVDWVPAHFPKDGHGLRRFDGSALYEHEDPRKGEHPDWGTMIFNYGRNEVRNFLVANALFWLEKYHIDGLRVDAVASMLYLDYSREDGDWIPNQYGGRENLEALDFLREFNVAVHEKYPGVVTAAEESTAWPGVSRPTYDGGLGFTYKWNMGWMNDTLSYMRNEPIHRRYHQNELTFSLIYAFTENFMLPLSHDEVVHGKGSLISQMPGDMWQKFANLRLLYSYMWTHPGKKLLFMGGEFAQWNEWNDDDGPDWILLDFATHRGVQQLVADLNKLVIENPALHQLDFNGEGFEWIDCMNADDSTLVYIRKGLDDAPPILVCSNFTPVVRRGYRVGVPQSGFWKEIFNSDGEAYGGSNVGNYPGRKTFGEGHHGRADSISVDLPPLATVIFRLDEPA; translated from the coding sequence ATGCACACTCAAGTTTCGCTTTCGTCGATCTCACAACTCATCGACGGAACCCACGAAAACCCATCTAGTTTGCTTGGGCCGCACAACATCGACTATCGTGGTAGTAGTGCGGTGGCCGTCCGCAGCTTTCTGCCGGAGGCGAAAGCCGCTTGGGTCATCGACCGTCTCAGCGGCCAACGGCGGGCGATGCGGCGAATTCACCCGGCTGGTTTTTTTGAGGCGATTTGTGATCCTATGCTCGACGGATCACAATCAAATAGCGAAGATGCGTTAAATAACCAACTTGCACAATCGAAGTATCACATCCAGATGACCAACGAAACCGGCAAAATCATTGAAATGCAAGATCCTTACGCGGCTCCGTCGATCCTGACCGATTTTGATCGCTATTTGATAGGCGAGGGGAAACATCACCAGTTGTATGAGCGGCTCGGGGCTCAGCTCCGCACCGTGGACGGACAATCGGGGGTCAACTTTGCCGTCTGGGCACCGAACGCGAGATCGGTCCAAGTGGTGGGCGATTTCAATGGATGGGACGGCCGCAAACATATCGCTCGCGTTCATCCGAACCTTGGGATTTGGGAATTGTTCATTCCCGGCGCCAAAGCGGGTGATCGCTACAAGTTCCGAATTCACTCGTTGCATGGCGAGTGGGTTGACAAAAGTGACCCGCTTGGATTTGCTGCGGAGCTGCCACCGTTAACCGCGTCGATCGTCACCGACATCAACAACTATCAGTGGGCCGATGTGGATTGGATCGAACGGCGGGCCGAGTGGAACCCGATGCATGAACCGATGAACGTCTACGAGGTTCATTTGGGGAGTTGGCAAAAAGGTCCTGGTCGAACCCATGGTTGGCTCGACTATCGCGACCTTGCTCGCCGCTTGGCAGAGTATTGTCGCCGCATGAATTTCACGCACGTTGAATTGATGCCGGTCAACGAACATCCCTTTAGCGGATCGTGGGGCTATCAAGCGGTTGGCTACTATGCACCCACCAGTCGCCATGGAAACCCCGAAGACTTCATGTACTTTGTCGATTACATGCATCAGCACGGGATCGGGGTGATTGTCGATTGGGTCCCGGCTCACTTCCCCAAAGACGGGCATGGGCTGCGGCGATTCGATGGTTCGGCCCTGTACGAACACGAAGACCCTCGCAAAGGCGAGCATCCCGATTGGGGAACGATGATCTTCAATTACGGACGCAACGAAGTCCGCAATTTCTTGGTCGCCAATGCGTTGTTCTGGCTAGAAAAATACCACATCGACGGACTTCGAGTCGATGCGGTCGCGTCCATGCTGTATTTGGACTACAGCCGTGAAGATGGCGATTGGATTCCAAACCAATACGGTGGGCGAGAAAACTTAGAGGCTCTCGATTTCCTTCGCGAATTCAATGTCGCAGTTCACGAGAAGTATCCGGGTGTTGTGACTGCGGCAGAAGAATCCACCGCTTGGCCCGGCGTGTCACGACCGACGTATGATGGCGGACTCGGCTTCACTTACAAGTGGAACATGGGTTGGATGAACGACACGCTGTCTTACATGCGTAACGAACCCATTCACCGGAGATACCATCAAAACGAATTGACGTTCAGCTTGATCTATGCGTTCACCGAGAATTTCATGCTGCCGTTGTCGCATGATGAGGTGGTTCACGGCAAAGGTTCGTTGATCAGCCAGATGCCGGGCGACATGTGGCAGAAGTTTGCGAACTTGCGTTTGTTGTACTCTTATATGTGGACGCACCCTGGAAAGAAACTGCTGTTCATGGGGGGCGAGTTCGCCCAGTGGAACGAATGGAATGATGACGACGGGCCGGATTGGATTCTGCTCGATTTCGCGACGCACCGAGGTGTGCAGCAGCTCGTTGCGGATTTGAACAAGTTGGTGATTGAGAATCCCGCGCTGCATCAATTGGACTTCAACGGCGAAGGCTTCGAATGGATCGATTGCATGAATGCGGATGACAGCACGTTGGTCTACATCCGCAAGGGTCTCGACGACGCGCCACCGATTTTGGTCTGCAGCAATTTCACGCCGGTCGTTCGCCGCGGTTACCGTGTCGGGGTACCGCAAAGTGGATTCTGGAAAGAGATTTTCAATAGCGATGGTGAGGCCTACGGTGGTAGCAATGTCGGCAACTATCCGGGCCGAAAAACGTTCGGCGAGGGCCATCACGGACGTGCCGATAGCATTTCGGTTGACTTACCGCCCTTGGCCACGGTGATTTTCAGGCTCGACGAACCCGCGTAG